A DNA window from Luteolibacter luteus contains the following coding sequences:
- a CDS encoding DUF1592 domain-containing protein, which translates to MAATRKLHFTIAWLLACAARVSAAEAAGRFDEKIRPLLGEYCLDCHSEDEQKGDLDLERFSTLEAVMKDPAVWESVIEQIELGEMPPKKKRQPSPEQKEELLAWTRGMLGEVARRDAGDPGPVVMRRLSNAEYTWTLRDLTGVSSLDPAREFPVDGAAGEGFTNAGAALVMSPALVGKYLDAAKEVAAHAVLLPDRIEFSESTMRQDWTDAKLAAIRAIYSRYAVTGEGQALNLQGIKFDTLDGGVIPLERYFAATLEEGERLAKGEFARIAKDRGLSSKYLQSLWQVLNAETPSFPLNVISQQWKAAKQGEEVLLAATVKQWQHALWKFNTIGHIGIKDGPLSWLEAVTPVTGAQELRVKLDPKGGEDVVLKLSVSDAGDGNVGDEVLWENARITRPDSSDVALRDAVPLAKAVGGRMASELDRVNVYLAALTEVHRDGKQARQVAEARGLDPDLLERWLKFAGLGEQGTPTISGHFKDKITDVAGNPAVQALGSPETPSITVNRSAETARFSTLTVPPRSVLVHPSPSLEANVAWRSPISGKIRIKGSVADADANCGNGVAWRVELIQRNGVTGIAADLMDNGGNQAFESSECEVAEGDLVKLSIDPRDGQHICDTTRVDLSIVGGGSSWDLAKEVVDRLHKGNPLPDLAGNADVWHFCANASVGKKIEIFASGSIFAKWRDALLAGEGDEVLNSAAQAVKELLVSEVAVENVADRAFRERARDWRGPLGWLAAEAEDLHSAAGDIGAKAPSELEFRIPAQLAKGAEFVAKARVHPLRGLGGTVQVDARLARMDASPASLQPILIHESGADRPRVVEGLDEFREIFPAALCYSKIVPVDQVVTLQLFYREDDQLRRLMLDEAEVEELDRLWNELQVVSLAPLKLVDAFEQLWQYVTQGGDPSGFEPMRQPIMDGAKRFREEQVKAEPVHLQSTIDVARKAWRRPLTPAEEESLRGLYQKLRSDEIDHDETIRLLLARILTAPAFLYKVEKQGEGSKASPVSSYEMASRLSYFLWSTAPDAELLSLAKDGRLMDPEVLAAQAQRMSRDSRVRRLSTEFGAQWLHTRGLDQLDEKSETVFPEFTGIRQALNEEPIRFFTDLFQRDGSVLDLLEADHTFVNEALAKYYGIQGVSGPEWQRVDDVRKLGRGGVLGFGATLAKQSGASRTSPILRGTWVCETLLGEHLPSPPKDVPVLPEQPPANLSERELTEMHSKDPACARCHVRIDPFGFALENYDAIGRRRELDATGLPVNAKSRLANGTEFAGIDGLRAYLAGDRRSDFTRQFCRKLLGYALGRGVLLSDAPLLDAMQEELSKNDHRVGVVIRMIVRSPQFREIRGKEHPQQTLNR; encoded by the coding sequence ATGGCAGCCACGCGAAAACTTCATTTCACGATTGCGTGGCTGCTTGCCTGCGCGGCGCGTGTTTCCGCCGCGGAGGCTGCGGGGCGTTTTGACGAGAAGATCCGCCCGCTCTTGGGCGAGTATTGCCTCGATTGTCATTCGGAGGATGAGCAGAAGGGCGATCTCGATCTGGAGCGTTTCTCGACGCTGGAGGCGGTGATGAAAGATCCGGCCGTCTGGGAATCGGTCATCGAGCAGATCGAACTTGGCGAGATGCCGCCGAAGAAGAAGCGGCAACCCTCCCCGGAGCAGAAAGAAGAACTGCTCGCATGGACGCGTGGGATGCTCGGCGAGGTCGCTCGGCGTGACGCCGGGGATCCGGGACCCGTCGTCATGCGGCGGCTTTCGAATGCCGAATACACATGGACCCTGCGCGACCTGACTGGCGTGTCCTCGTTGGATCCCGCTCGGGAATTTCCGGTGGATGGTGCCGCGGGCGAAGGGTTCACGAATGCGGGTGCCGCTCTCGTGATGTCGCCGGCCTTGGTGGGGAAGTATCTGGATGCCGCGAAGGAAGTCGCCGCGCATGCGGTGCTCTTGCCGGATCGCATCGAGTTTTCTGAAAGCACGATGCGGCAAGATTGGACCGATGCGAAGCTCGCGGCCATCCGCGCGATCTACAGTCGCTACGCGGTGACCGGTGAGGGGCAGGCACTCAATCTTCAGGGCATCAAGTTCGACACGCTGGATGGCGGCGTCATTCCCTTGGAAAGGTATTTTGCCGCCACCTTGGAGGAGGGCGAGAGGTTGGCGAAGGGAGAGTTTGCCCGCATTGCGAAGGACCGTGGGCTTAGCTCGAAGTATCTGCAATCCTTGTGGCAGGTTCTAAATGCGGAAACTCCTTCATTTCCCCTCAATGTGATCTCGCAGCAGTGGAAGGCCGCGAAGCAAGGAGAAGAGGTCCTCTTGGCCGCTACGGTGAAGCAGTGGCAGCATGCGCTCTGGAAGTTCAATACCATCGGGCACATCGGCATTAAGGATGGTCCTCTCTCATGGCTGGAGGCGGTGACACCGGTGACTGGAGCGCAGGAACTGCGGGTGAAGCTCGATCCGAAGGGCGGCGAGGATGTGGTGCTCAAGCTGAGTGTCTCCGATGCCGGAGATGGCAATGTGGGCGACGAGGTGCTTTGGGAGAATGCCCGCATCACGAGGCCGGATTCGTCCGATGTCGCACTCCGCGATGCGGTTCCATTGGCAAAGGCCGTGGGAGGTCGGATGGCATCAGAGCTTGATCGTGTAAATGTCTACCTCGCTGCTCTCACCGAAGTGCATCGGGATGGAAAGCAAGCACGGCAAGTTGCCGAAGCACGAGGCTTGGATCCTGATCTGCTGGAGAGATGGCTGAAGTTTGCGGGATTGGGTGAACAAGGAACGCCGACGATCAGCGGCCATTTCAAAGACAAGATCACCGACGTCGCAGGCAATCCGGCGGTGCAAGCCTTGGGCTCGCCGGAGACTCCGAGCATCACGGTGAACCGTTCTGCCGAAACGGCCCGCTTCAGCACGCTGACAGTTCCACCGCGATCGGTTCTGGTTCATCCTTCTCCCTCGCTTGAAGCCAACGTCGCATGGCGCAGCCCCATTTCCGGAAAAATTCGCATCAAGGGAAGCGTGGCGGATGCCGATGCAAATTGCGGAAACGGCGTGGCATGGCGCGTGGAGTTGATCCAGCGCAATGGTGTGACGGGCATTGCAGCGGACTTGATGGATAACGGTGGCAACCAGGCCTTCGAGAGTAGCGAGTGTGAAGTCGCGGAAGGAGATCTCGTGAAGCTCTCCATCGATCCGCGCGATGGACAGCACATCTGCGATACGACGCGAGTCGACCTGAGCATCGTCGGCGGTGGCAGCAGCTGGGATCTGGCGAAGGAAGTGGTGGATCGCTTGCACAAGGGCAATCCCTTGCCCGATCTCGCTGGGAATGCCGATGTCTGGCACTTCTGTGCGAATGCTTCTGTCGGGAAGAAGATCGAGATTTTCGCTTCTGGATCCATTTTCGCGAAATGGCGTGATGCCTTGCTCGCGGGAGAGGGCGATGAGGTGTTGAACTCTGCAGCACAAGCCGTGAAGGAACTTCTGGTGAGCGAGGTCGCGGTGGAGAATGTCGCGGACCGTGCATTCCGGGAAAGGGCACGCGATTGGCGCGGACCCCTCGGTTGGCTTGCGGCAGAAGCGGAAGATCTTCATTCCGCCGCGGGAGACATCGGGGCGAAAGCACCATCCGAACTTGAGTTCAGGATTCCCGCTCAGCTTGCGAAAGGCGCGGAGTTCGTGGCGAAGGCAAGGGTTCATCCGTTGCGCGGACTCGGCGGCACGGTGCAGGTCGATGCACGCCTTGCCCGAATGGACGCTTCTCCCGCTTCCTTGCAGCCGATCTTGATTCATGAGAGCGGAGCGGATCGTCCGCGTGTCGTCGAGGGGCTCGATGAATTCCGCGAGATCTTTCCCGCCGCGCTGTGCTACTCGAAGATCGTGCCTGTGGATCAAGTGGTCACGCTGCAGCTCTTCTATCGTGAAGATGATCAGTTGCGCCGGCTGATGCTGGATGAGGCCGAGGTTGAGGAGCTGGACCGCCTCTGGAATGAATTGCAGGTCGTAAGCTTGGCCCCGCTCAAACTGGTTGATGCCTTTGAGCAACTTTGGCAGTATGTGACGCAGGGCGGTGATCCCAGTGGCTTCGAGCCGATGCGCCAGCCGATCATGGATGGTGCCAAGCGCTTCCGCGAAGAGCAGGTGAAGGCGGAGCCGGTCCACCTCCAGTCGACCATCGACGTGGCCCGGAAAGCCTGGCGTCGGCCTCTCACGCCCGCGGAGGAGGAAAGCTTGCGGGGACTCTATCAAAAGCTGAGGTCAGATGAGATCGACCACGATGAAACGATCCGGCTCTTGCTCGCGCGCATCCTCACTGCCCCGGCGTTCCTGTATAAGGTTGAGAAACAGGGCGAGGGATCGAAGGCCTCGCCGGTGAGCAGCTATGAGATGGCATCGCGCCTCAGCTACTTCCTGTGGAGCACTGCCCCGGATGCTGAATTGCTGTCTCTGGCGAAGGATGGACGCTTAATGGATCCGGAGGTTCTGGCAGCCCAAGCGCAGCGGATGAGCCGCGACTCCCGAGTGCGCCGCTTGTCGACAGAGTTCGGTGCACAGTGGCTGCACACGCGCGGACTCGATCAATTGGACGAGAAAAGCGAAACGGTGTTCCCCGAATTCACAGGGATCCGGCAGGCCCTGAACGAAGAGCCAATCCGCTTCTTCACCGATCTCTTCCAGCGGGATGGGTCGGTGCTCGATCTCTTGGAAGCCGACCACACCTTCGTGAACGAAGCGCTTGCAAAATATTATGGCATCCAAGGCGTGAGCGGACCGGAGTGGCAGAGGGTTGATGACGTGAGGAAGCTCGGGCGCGGCGGTGTGCTCGGTTTTGGCGCGACGCTGGCGAAGCAGAGCGGCGCCTCGCGCACCAGTCCCATCCTCCGCGGCACCTGGGTCTGCGAGACCTTGCTGGGTGAGCACCTGCCATCTCCACCGAAGGATGTTCCGGTCTTGCCGGAACAGCCGCCCGCAAATCTCAGCGAGCGGGAGCTGACGGAGATGCACAGCAAGGACCCGGCCTGCGCGCGCTGCCACGTGCGAATCGATCCCTTCGGCTTCGCCTTGGAGAACTACGACGCGATCGGACGGCGGCGCGAGTTGGACGCCACGGGCTTGCCGGTGAATGCAAAATCCCGCTTGGCCAACGGCACGGAGTTCGCGGGCATCGATGGCCTGAGAGCCTACCTCGCCGGGGACAGGCGGAGCGATTTCACGCGCCAGTTCTGCCGGAAGCTGCTAGGCTATGCGTTGGGCCGTGGTGTGTTGTTGAGTGATGCACCGCTGCTCGATGCCATGCAGGAAGAGCTTTCCAAAAACGATCATCGGGTGGGCGTGGTGATCCGGATGATCGTGCGCAGCCCGCAATTCCGTGAGATCCGCGGAAAGGAACATCCGCAGCAAACCCTGAACCGCTGA
- a CDS encoding helix-turn-helix transcriptional regulator: MLGKSYFDLARAIYRAANFDDLVDLLVAKLPHLIGADEVLIMESSPLKGICRISDHGPIAKRLAERMDLINNLTGQHPIYKRVDFNDPGDLGFAMSDYIAPAEYRESEFVQKVFGDMAMNDVLFGLLVSGKRRSAYINCYLRNRTYAFQARERFDAILLTARGVLDKMEAHNVEMAVRQQILMARAGSHMAVFVTKGPGEIFPLNHAAVRLTEAWWSPDEATYQLSEQRINSLEVELDSAWENPVTAKMVEVKLDLGGGEIPVQVLPKLNGEMILLYQVPGADTDTEEAMSILTRRQREIMDWIAEGKTSAEAAIILGISPRTVEKHLEAVFQRLGVENRIAAMRRYLDLRRGV; the protein is encoded by the coding sequence GTGCTTGGAAAATCTTACTTCGATCTCGCCCGGGCGATCTATCGTGCGGCCAATTTTGACGATCTCGTTGATCTTTTGGTCGCGAAGCTTCCCCATCTCATCGGGGCCGATGAGGTGCTGATCATGGAGTCCTCTCCGCTGAAGGGGATCTGCCGGATTTCAGATCACGGTCCCATCGCGAAGCGTTTGGCGGAGCGGATGGACCTGATCAACAATCTCACGGGGCAGCATCCGATCTACAAGCGGGTGGACTTCAACGATCCGGGAGATCTCGGCTTTGCAATGAGCGATTACATTGCTCCTGCTGAATATCGGGAAAGCGAGTTCGTGCAGAAGGTCTTCGGGGACATGGCGATGAACGACGTGCTCTTCGGACTGCTCGTGTCCGGGAAGCGGCGCAGCGCCTACATCAATTGCTACCTGAGGAACCGCACCTACGCCTTCCAGGCACGCGAGCGCTTCGATGCCATCCTGCTCACCGCCCGCGGCGTGTTGGACAAGATGGAGGCGCATAACGTGGAGATGGCGGTGCGGCAGCAGATCCTGATGGCGCGTGCTGGCTCTCACATGGCGGTTTTCGTGACCAAGGGACCGGGCGAGATTTTCCCGCTGAACCACGCGGCCGTGAGGCTGACGGAAGCTTGGTGGAGTCCCGATGAGGCGACCTATCAGCTCAGCGAGCAGCGGATCAATTCGCTGGAAGTCGAGTTGGACTCCGCATGGGAAAACCCCGTGACCGCGAAGATGGTCGAAGTGAAGCTGGATCTCGGCGGCGGGGAGATCCCCGTCCAGGTTCTGCCGAAGCTTAATGGGGAGATGATCCTTTTATATCAGGTGCCGGGCGCCGATACCGATACCGAGGAGGCAATGTCGATTCTGACCCGCAGGCAACGCGAAATCATGGATTGGATCGCGGAGGGCAAGACGAGTGCGGAGGCTGCAATCATTCTGGGGATCAGCCCCCGGACTGTGGAAAAGCACCTCGAAGCGGTCTTCCAGCGCCTCGGCGTGGAAAACCGGATCGCGGCGATGCGCCGCTATCTGGACCTGCGCCGCGGGGTGTGA
- a CDS encoding pseudouridine synthase codes for MLLAFYKPYGVLSQFTPDQPGQRTLAEFGFPRDVFPIGRLDQDSEGLILLGNERAIVNRLLDPKHGHPRTYHVQVEGLPDAAALKRLSAGGGDLKGHKTLPCRASLLDPSPEFPPRDPPVRFRKSVPDSWIEITLTEGKNRQVRRMTAAVGYPTLRLLRVSIGNLPLAPLEPGTWRELDRRDRALLG; via the coding sequence ATGCTTCTCGCCTTTTACAAGCCCTATGGCGTCTTAAGTCAATTTACGCCCGATCAGCCAGGCCAGCGGACCCTCGCCGAATTCGGATTTCCGAGAGACGTCTTCCCGATTGGGCGTCTGGACCAAGATTCGGAGGGGCTGATCTTGCTTGGAAATGAAAGGGCGATCGTCAATCGGTTGCTCGACCCCAAGCATGGCCACCCCCGCACCTATCACGTGCAGGTGGAGGGCCTGCCAGACGCTGCCGCCTTGAAGCGCCTCTCCGCCGGGGGGGGCGACCTGAAGGGGCACAAGACCCTGCCCTGCCGCGCTTCCCTGCTCGATCCATCTCCGGAGTTTCCGCCGCGGGATCCTCCCGTCCGCTTCCGCAAGAGTGTACCGGACAGCTGGATCGAGATCACCCTCACGGAAGGAAAAAATCGGCAGGTCCGCCGGATGACCGCCGCCGTCGGCTATCCCACGCTCCGTCTCCTGCGCGTCTCGATCGGAAATCTTCCCTTGGCTCCACTGGAACCCGGGACATGGCGCGAACTCGATCGTAGAGATCGCGCACTGCTCGGCTGA
- the truA gene encoding tRNA pseudouridine(38-40) synthase TruA, translating to MRLKLILAYDGRGIGGWQSQTGGNTIQDLVEAAIAETAKKPIRIHGSGRTDAGVHALAQVAHFDAPEDTNMNPFNWVPALNTKLPGSIRVMFCEEVSRDFHAQYSATGKTYRYDLSTEPVLSPFRFGRAWHLPRQLDPFMLKEVLDLFIGRHDFEAFGARRGYETEETNWVRTISGVTLDPIEWGWRITYTGDGFLYKMVRLLTGTAVQAAQGRLRLDEAAAYLDQPPGLPLGKSPHCAPADGLFLEAVHYGEKLRRV from the coding sequence GTGCGGTTGAAATTGATCCTTGCTTACGATGGCCGTGGTATCGGCGGCTGGCAGTCCCAGACGGGCGGAAACACGATCCAGGATTTGGTCGAAGCGGCGATCGCGGAGACGGCGAAAAAGCCCATCCGCATTCACGGTTCCGGGAGGACGGATGCCGGAGTCCATGCTCTGGCCCAAGTGGCGCATTTCGATGCTCCGGAGGACACCAACATGAATCCCTTCAACTGGGTGCCGGCGCTCAATACGAAGCTGCCTGGCTCGATCCGGGTAATGTTCTGTGAAGAGGTTTCGAGGGATTTCCACGCGCAATACTCGGCGACGGGGAAGACCTATCGCTACGATCTCTCCACGGAGCCGGTTCTTTCGCCCTTCCGCTTTGGCAGGGCTTGGCATTTGCCGCGGCAACTGGATCCCTTCATGCTGAAGGAGGTGCTGGACCTCTTTATCGGGCGTCACGATTTCGAGGCCTTCGGTGCGCGGCGCGGCTATGAGACGGAGGAAACCAATTGGGTGCGCACGATTTCCGGGGTCACGCTCGATCCGATCGAGTGGGGATGGCGGATCACTTACACCGGGGATGGATTCCTCTACAAGATGGTGCGGCTCCTGACTGGCACGGCGGTTCAGGCGGCGCAGGGAAGGTTGCGGCTGGACGAGGCGGCGGCCTACCTTGACCAGCCTCCCGGGCTGCCTCTCGGCAAGTCTCCGCATTGCGCTCCGGCGGACGGACTCTTTCTCGAGGCCGTCCACTATGGGGAAAAGTTGCGGAGAGTGTGA
- a CDS encoding S8 family serine peptidase: MKTPRQDKNKQSAKKSSTGKTARPNAKKAPADKAAKKTTGKKAASKKSPVRKAATAPPSSPAERPFATMAAAESLAADRPLIQKMGPLLRSAMSGIIRENQPRGVARLALDFAPPGGQTEPEVPLAISLPRIAPQRGENWQTYKQRVQDIMGPVGEWLKANAGLEAQHSITAASFACRAVSGQMEEAARHQQVTLLEMDAPRKAILMDDAGGDLELPLFLSRNTGLDGSGIRVAVLDSGIDLKHPWLQVADSIETCGESVEIPGTHGTHVAGSIASRDEIYRGIAPQVTLLNVKVLDHTGTGTASSITRGIDAALDMNADILSLSVGFNHLPSWSWNGHGHVCHSGDCVLCTAVNNAVLLDHVFVVVAAGNERLKAEALRNRGRGDSFDSEISCPGSAAGALTVGAITKRTFLAADFSSRGPASSGLAKPDIAAPGVNIRSANVVRRDPRGVPMPGLTRAELGRSESGTSMATPIVSGAAALLLQRRRARGEDDSPAALRAELLGNATQPLGAPATEVGVGRLNLSGL, translated from the coding sequence ATGAAGACTCCTCGGCAAGACAAGAACAAGCAGTCGGCGAAGAAGAGCAGCACCGGAAAGACCGCCAGGCCAAACGCCAAAAAGGCTCCGGCCGACAAGGCGGCAAAGAAAACAACCGGGAAAAAAGCCGCATCAAAGAAGAGCCCTGTTAGAAAAGCGGCCACAGCCCCGCCATCATCTCCGGCCGAACGACCTTTCGCCACGATGGCCGCCGCTGAAAGCCTCGCGGCAGATCGACCACTGATACAGAAGATGGGGCCCCTCTTGCGCAGCGCCATGTCCGGCATCATCCGGGAAAACCAGCCGCGAGGTGTGGCGCGGCTCGCGCTGGACTTCGCCCCGCCGGGTGGCCAGACGGAGCCGGAAGTTCCGTTGGCGATCAGCCTGCCTCGCATTGCACCGCAGCGGGGTGAAAACTGGCAGACCTACAAGCAGCGGGTACAGGATATCATGGGCCCGGTGGGGGAGTGGCTGAAGGCCAACGCCGGACTGGAAGCACAACATTCCATCACCGCGGCGAGCTTCGCCTGCCGGGCTGTCAGCGGGCAGATGGAAGAGGCGGCCCGCCACCAGCAGGTGACCCTGCTTGAGATGGATGCCCCGCGCAAAGCGATCCTGATGGACGACGCTGGCGGCGATCTGGAACTGCCACTTTTCCTAAGTCGGAATACCGGCTTGGATGGCAGCGGCATCCGGGTGGCAGTGCTGGATTCCGGGATCGACCTGAAGCACCCGTGGCTGCAAGTGGCGGATTCCATAGAGACCTGCGGGGAAAGTGTGGAAATCCCCGGAACACATGGCACGCATGTGGCCGGCTCGATCGCTTCCCGTGATGAGATTTATCGCGGGATTGCCCCTCAGGTCACATTGCTCAATGTCAAGGTGCTGGATCACACCGGCACCGGCACCGCGAGCTCGATCACAAGGGGAATCGATGCAGCGCTGGACATGAATGCTGACATCCTCTCCCTCAGCGTGGGCTTCAATCACCTGCCTTCCTGGTCTTGGAACGGCCACGGACATGTATGCCACTCGGGAGACTGCGTCCTGTGCACGGCCGTAAACAATGCGGTGCTGCTGGATCACGTGTTCGTGGTGGTAGCCGCCGGCAACGAACGCCTGAAGGCGGAAGCCCTGCGCAACCGCGGCCGGGGGGATAGCTTTGACAGCGAGATCTCCTGCCCCGGAAGTGCAGCCGGCGCACTGACAGTGGGAGCCATCACGAAGCGGACCTTTCTTGCGGCGGACTTCAGCAGCCGGGGCCCGGCCTCATCCGGCCTGGCAAAGCCGGACATCGCAGCACCCGGAGTGAATATCCGCTCGGCAAACGTGGTTCGACGGGACCCGCGCGGCGTGCCGATGCCAGGCCTGACCCGAGCCGAACTCGGCCGCTCGGAAAGCGGGACTTCCATGGCGACACCCATCGTCTCCGGGGCTGCAGCCCTGCTACTGCAACGGCGACGAGCCCGGGGCGAAGACGATTCCCCGGCGGCGCTCCGCGCGGAACTGCTCGGCAACGCTACCCAGCCGCTGGGCGCTCCCGCCACGGAGGTTGGAGTTGGACGCCTGAACCTCTCGGGGCTATAG
- a CDS encoding redoxin domain-containing protein: MKERADAENARKMLSRKWQKFAETAPAVPPIAELQAAPRFSNGLQIPELQKLELDAGLAAPQRASLAIQTLNGYTEPEEIRSRNGVLTAELVATYARNFIGNDPVYLRTYNGNLVGPTLRARPGDTLRLTVRNNLPTQAWQKDAMNTLHDFNTTNLHTHGLHVSPNGISDNVLIEIGPGATQEYEIVIPKDHTCGTYWYHAHRHGSTAGNVASGMSGALIIEGGLDEVPEIKAAKERVMVLNQIPYIYKNTLEDDAGNEVTFNFPEGIIEEDLAAYIFGPGDWSTLGRYTTVNGVQLPVIRMSPGQVERWRIVDSGQREAIDLQITTLDGITQGIPFHEIAVDGLALGKSIRKNVIELLPGYRSDVLVQAPAQAGEFLLVDQATTAGISGQGEPLKYIARIVVEGPTGTGKLPTDDQLTKFRLPSLKDAKIDANQTAQYGILPVSNGVIFTIDGKSFDMDQAKELLLGNTDEWTVSVRNGGGINTGHPFHIHVNPFEVLSIMGPQNPADPKSPQVEQLTDGPVWRDTIWVPNNGTVKFRTRYDDFIGTFVQHCHILDHEDQGMMQLVDIRDPKAPVASNSLPPALPRGSAAPGFDLRDGDGRQHRAEDFAGQTRVVFLFKGHGCVHCSRQVAEFTALHERFREKGVQVIGISSDDEASLKAALEATPSPFPILADPEGRAFAAYGCSRGTDLAHGTYVIDDKDVVTWSTNGSSPYMNIAGLLADLPAKPAGDENRQQAASAR, translated from the coding sequence GTGAAAGAGCGTGCCGACGCGGAGAACGCGCGGAAGATGCTTTCCCGGAAATGGCAGAAGTTCGCTGAAACCGCTCCCGCCGTTCCGCCGATAGCAGAACTCCAAGCCGCTCCCCGATTCTCGAACGGGCTGCAAATCCCCGAACTTCAGAAGCTGGAACTGGACGCAGGCCTCGCGGCGCCGCAGCGCGCCTCGCTCGCGATCCAGACCCTCAATGGCTATACCGAGCCCGAAGAAATCCGCTCCCGCAACGGCGTCCTCACCGCCGAACTCGTGGCGACCTATGCACGCAATTTCATCGGCAATGATCCGGTCTACCTCCGCACCTACAACGGCAACCTGGTCGGCCCCACCTTGCGCGCCAGGCCCGGGGACACCCTGCGGCTCACGGTGAGGAACAACCTCCCGACCCAGGCGTGGCAAAAGGATGCGATGAACACGCTCCACGACTTCAACACGACCAACCTTCATACCCACGGTCTTCATGTCTCCCCAAATGGCATCAGCGACAACGTGCTCATCGAGATCGGCCCCGGGGCCACTCAGGAGTATGAGATCGTGATACCCAAAGACCACACCTGCGGCACCTACTGGTATCACGCCCACCGCCACGGCTCGACCGCGGGCAACGTGGCCAGCGGCATGTCTGGTGCCCTGATCATCGAAGGAGGTCTCGACGAAGTCCCGGAGATCAAGGCCGCGAAAGAGCGCGTGATGGTGCTCAATCAGATTCCCTACATCTACAAGAACACGCTGGAGGACGACGCGGGCAATGAGGTCACTTTCAATTTCCCCGAAGGGATCATTGAGGAGGATCTGGCTGCCTATATCTTCGGCCCCGGAGATTGGTCCACCTTGGGCCGCTATACCACGGTGAACGGAGTCCAACTCCCGGTGATCCGGATGAGCCCGGGCCAAGTCGAGCGGTGGCGCATCGTGGACAGCGGCCAGCGCGAGGCCATCGACCTCCAGATCACCACCCTGGATGGGATCACCCAAGGAATCCCCTTCCATGAGATCGCCGTCGATGGACTGGCCTTGGGGAAATCGATCCGCAAGAATGTCATCGAGCTCCTGCCTGGCTACCGCTCCGACGTGCTGGTCCAGGCACCTGCCCAAGCGGGCGAGTTCCTGTTGGTCGATCAAGCGACCACCGCTGGGATCTCCGGGCAAGGTGAACCACTCAAATACATCGCTCGCATCGTTGTGGAGGGGCCCACCGGAACAGGCAAGCTGCCAACGGACGATCAGCTCACCAAGTTCCGCCTACCCTCGCTAAAAGATGCCAAGATCGACGCCAACCAAACCGCCCAATACGGCATTCTGCCGGTGTCAAACGGCGTGATCTTCACGATCGATGGCAAGTCCTTCGACATGGACCAAGCCAAGGAGCTGCTTCTCGGCAACACCGACGAATGGACCGTCAGCGTCAGGAATGGCGGCGGGATCAATACCGGCCACCCTTTTCACATCCATGTGAATCCCTTCGAAGTGCTCTCGATCATGGGGCCGCAGAATCCGGCTGATCCAAAGAGCCCGCAAGTGGAACAACTCACGGATGGGCCAGTCTGGCGCGACACGATCTGGGTGCCAAATAACGGGACCGTAAAGTTCCGCACCCGCTACGATGATTTCATCGGCACCTTCGTCCAACACTGCCACATCCTCGATCACGAGGATCAAGGCATGATGCAGCTCGTGGACATCCGGGATCCGAAGGCACCCGTGGCGAGCAATAGCCTGCCTCCCGCACTTCCCCGCGGATCCGCCGCACCTGGCTTCGACCTGCGCGATGGAGACGGTCGCCAGCACCGGGCGGAAGACTTCGCCGGGCAAACGCGCGTGGTATTCCTTTTCAAGGGTCACGGCTGCGTCCACTGCTCGCGCCAAGTGGCGGAGTTCACCGCACTCCATGAGCGCTTCCGGGAAAAGGGCGTCCAGGTAATTGGCATCAGTTCCGACGATGAGGCTTCGCTGAAAGCCGCGCTGGAAGCCACCCCCAGCCCCTTCCCTATCCTTGCCGATCCGGAGGGCCGGGCCTTCGCGGCCTACGGTTGTTCCCGCGGAACCGATCTGGCCCACGGCACCTACGTCATCGATGACAAAGACGTGGTCACTTGGAGCACCAACGGATCCAGCCCTTACATGAACATCGCCGGGCTTCTCGCTGATTTGCCAGCCAAGCCCGCCGGCGACGAAAACCGGCAGCAGGCAGCTAGCGCGCGCTAG